Proteins encoded within one genomic window of Gallus gallus isolate bGalGal1 chromosome 1, bGalGal1.mat.broiler.GRCg7b, whole genome shotgun sequence:
- the AKAP11 gene encoding A-kinase anchor protein 11 isoform X2, with protein sequence MDVYTRAQSSRMKPRISMKKSFGEGVLHSMKSLLHSRKELCSVSTEECLNQEEQDNFIEITFIGFAEEMGTARLQELSAASVELPDVLKSLQLCKLKENEVIFLKDVKKTLTKPCTMKNQNQLPEVLCVMRLAPSFPKIKVDYVFTLLSKYTMGVRHTVEINSLQKHRTEASRAEDDDTNQSVSSIEDDFVTAFEQLDEDEPSKMQSVGACSSTSRSHRDAASQTIPGQCTEAVDSKIRLGSGCQKSSSARSSALFDVLRLKELSSVKNSVTTSISDPWIQRSFYKPYNPSDQSVNFLCKTLFSSSPAESSESNCSSPSPIIFLDEEGYQKSLKAKLQLPKIPVVKDGIEDSDSEVSEFFDSFDQFDELEQTLEKSVKVIRDPILGNPSQKRRTAHEHLCSANVTMNPQKFKFDRPTLPANVKKPTPRKPESPYSSVFEVPDSPRPVKTSGEENGGLFSPIRSSAFSPLGGCGSSECLCRISLGGDETSQNHHDALYNTYSEYADSVSFEILGSVFQSDSSSELGGNDSKCKRIALKEEKDQAADLRKKTGKEPDKQAKSQHKSSMIRDSIQKFATDLVEKSLGSAFKDLQKGVSSCTNALCHLAARLTSSVFQMAFYEIGRRRAISLKQRAINGLASFLVSEAITGALKELRQVKKQIFTNTVARFAADLAEELVFEGIMEVCQFSYPSTPTAAQLSSFYYEDKVVRSYARDLSESVIQEAFIELSQVDVTFTTQAAISVSMDNVKYVSAESMLESTQTSTVFPNFNDRVGQNPIQDCKKEYTVHQALFCTSGVVSSIPVPLAGRALCQYQASSDACKTKVCAAPNSDDSMKVYKDCSHTFFTSRKGEEEVSSFRNIYLTSDHSQSAENDPSLLHNQNDPKQTINRSGMRSNSELTNGSKNINSFSGTMVDMIVNEAYEAISSSRITKAVEEYTELLTRKVVDRKPYVQYSGEDFPKNVFADHLAKYILKQSVDESKTVLRNTSENLLCNVGSQTHAAISGREQCVIKKQEAEKQSNVSVIVEQQMPLNNPCKLLAPTNSVQCFSESRDCWQEQKGYRFSSKSPPPCSTGTLARRVLENTTDTGSCSMTYLNKPSKKHDSQKASSGPLTYRQADCFLHANSFSSAMSGSEDALQMVDKSSIKDGNNSVTPDTPPPTPLVPCQASSERNLRKLSKKLKGELAKEFAPATPPSTPYNPSVTGSSEIEHDSLDNEEFMLKLMRSLSEEVQSSEDEDHSEMIVEKEEHSEKTVQYADYLSSHIISIATEMAASHLDAKTNEREADRQVWLSTHNQNCGYAASVSTPEETCSSLWNYAGDVAGKVINEAKKMMKSRHCKLLKLKRVNCQVDCLYLRKGDKDHSSKEECGPVQDQCPSERDSSVLSLPQGSGSMGLTSKYPSCESVTDEYADHIIHVLKREGGNAELLMDQYASRLAYRSIKSGLRQAARKTKLRCSRKIFPGQSSPMNGKLELIKTVNKDAVQQVKSSVHHCADQTHERSISTQRTECMELLHFSESLACSITRDVRKKLRLSGACLPKSLTDSCLYKKTEFEEIAGDLIKTRFPRTLLPFSPNHKLYHSTGSLNENGYSESIIQAIEQYARKVADDTLEMGLESAGLQVAENRKNGDRLSYTEKLSPFSGTVCRCCSMKEHQYCTESVSHHLPLQDSSIPVRHFLHSRLDSVCQKPRIFQLDIPKIHVDVEQKTMLSDKVVAAPVEKAEGELSYASVAADSGIGQDGVSFAESLTTEIMTSAMTNISQAVNISTVGREGFHSVESVVSQQMSLSIGDDSTGSWSNLSFEDEHPDESSSFLHLSDSNGNSSSWSSLGLEGDMYEENLSFPTSDSDGTEDKDEDCKDAVEGLERVKKTLAILNIDLEPNLVDPQLRAALQWLAASETEVSGLYFHDTAAREFVLLSRRLRERDWKVGDLLQAVLKYCEMLEKASDGEQALNKSLVGWLLDDV encoded by the exons ATTACATTCATAGGTTTTGCTGAAGAGATGGGTACTGCTCGTTTGCAG GAGCTGTCAGCTGCTTCTGTAGAACTTCCAGATGTTCTGAAATCGCTTCAGTTGTgcaaactaaaagaaaatgaggttatttttttaaaagatgtgaAGAAAACCTTGACAAAACCCTGTACCATGAAAAACCAG aaCCAACTTCCTGAAGTGCTTTGTGTGATGCGACTGGCTCCTTCATTCCCAAAGATCAAAGTGGATTATGTATTTACTTTGCTAAGCAAGTATACCATGGGTGTAAGACACACAGTTGAAATAAACTCACTGCAGAAACATCGAACAGAGGCATCCCGGGCAGAAGATGATGACACTAATCAGTCAGTTTCTTCAATTGAAGATGATTTCGTCACTGCTTTTGAGCAGTTAGATGAAGATGAGCCTTCAAAGATGCAAAGTGTTG ggGCTTGCAGCTCTACTTCTCGAAGCCATCGAGATGCTGCTTCACAGACCATCCCCGGTCAATGTACAGAAGCTGTGGACTCGAAGATTCGTTTGGGTTCTGGATGTCAAAAGTCATCATCTGCTAgatcttctgctttgtttgatGTTTTGAGACTTAAGGAACTGTCCTCAGTAAAAAATTCAGTTACAACTTCAATTTCTGATCCTTGGATACAAAGGAGTTTCTATAAGCCATATAACCCTTCTGATCAAAGTGTTAATTTTTTATGTAAAAcgctgttttcctcctctccagctgAATCTTCTGAGTCAAATTGTTCCAGTCCAAGCCCCATTATCTTCTTAGATGAAGAAGGCTATCAGAAAAGCTTGAAGGCAAAGCTCCAGCTGCCAAAAATTCCAGTGGTGAAAGACGGCATTGAGGATTCAGACTCAGAAGTTAGTGAATTTTTTGATAGTTTTGATCAGTTTGATGAACTAGAACAAACCCTAGAAAAATCTGTTAAAGTTATTAGGGATCCCATCTTAGGGAATCCCTCCCAGAAAAGGAGGACTGCCCATGAACATTTGTGTTCTGCAAACGTTACAATGAATCCTCAGAAATTTAAGTTTGATCGTCCTACTCTTCCAGCCAATGTAAAGAAGCCAACTCCTCGTAAACCAGAATCACCATATAGCAGTGTCTTTGAAGTCCCAGATTCCCCTCGCCCAGTTAAAACATCAGGGGAAGAGAATGGAGGCTTATTCAGCCCTATTAGGTCATCGGCATTCAGTCCGCTAGGGGGCTGTGGttcttctgaatgtttatgTCGTATCAGTCTTGGTGGAGATGAGACAAGTCAAAACCACCATGATGCACTTTATAACACTTATTCAGAATATGCTGATAgtgtttcatttgaaatattgGGTTCTGTTTTTCAATCTGACTCTTCATCAGAACTTGGAGGAAATGACTCCAAATGCAAAAGGAttgctttgaaagaagaaaaagatcaagCTGCAgatctcagaaagaaaactggcaAGGAGCCAGATAAACAAGCAAAATCTCAACATAAGTCATCAATGATTAGAGATAGCATTCAAAAATTTGCAACTGACTTGGTTGAAAAAAGTTTGGGCAGTGCTTTTAAGGACCTGCAAAAAGGTGTTTCTTCATGTACCAATGCACTTTGTCATTTGGCTGCTAGGTTGACATCTTCAGTCTTTCAAATGGCTTTCTATGAAATTGGAAGACGTAGAGCAATCTCCCTGAAGCAGCGTGCTATTAATGGGCTAGCAAGCTTTTTGGTGAGTGAAGCTATAACTGGTGCTTTGAAAGAACTGCGACaagtaaagaaacaaatatttaccAATACTGTTGCTAGATTTGCGGCAGACCTTGCTGAAGAACTTGTGTTTGAAGGAATCATGGAAGTATGCCAGTTTTCCTATCCATCGACAcctacagcagcacagctttcttcattttattacGAAGACAAAGTGGTAAGATCCTATGCCAGAGATCTGTCTGAGTCTGTCATTCAAGAGGCTTTTATTGAACTATCTCAGGTTGATGTCACCTTCACAACACAAGCAGCCATTAGTGTTTCTATGGACAATGTTAAATACGTGAGTGCAGAAAGTATGCTAGAATCAACACAGACTTCCACAGTTTTTCCTAATTTTAATGATAGGGTAGGGCAGAATCCAATCCAAGATTGCAAGAAGGAATATACAGTACATCAAGCTCTATTTTGTACCTCTGGTGTTGTAAGTTCAATACCTGTTCCTTTAGCTGGAAGAGCTCTTTGTCAATATCAGGCTTCCTCTGATGCTTGTAAAACAAAAGTATGCGCTGCTCCAAATTCTGATGACAGTATGAAAGTATACAAAGACTGCAGTCATACATTTTTcacaagcagaaaaggagaggaggaagtctcttctttcagaaacatATACCTAACTTCAGATCACAGTCAAAGTGCTGAAAATGATCCATCACTCTTACATAACCAGAATGATCCCAAACAAACAATTAACAGATCTGGAATGAGGAGTAACTCAGAATTAACAAATGGGTCAAAAAACATTAATAGTTTCTCCGGAACTATGGTAGACATGATAGTAAATGAAGCTTATGAAGCCATATCCTCATCTAGAATAACAAAAGCTGTGGAAGAGTATACAGAGCTTTTAACAAGAAAAGTAGTAGATAGGAAACCTTATGTGCAATATAGCGGTGAAGATTTCCCCAAGAATGTGTTTGCGGATCACCTGGCCAAGTATATCCTAAAACAATCTGTGGATGAAAGTAAAACTGTGTTACGCAACACTAGTGAAAATTTATTATGTAATGTAGGCTCACAGACTCATGCAGCTATCAGTGGAAGAGAGCAATGTGTAATAAAGAAGCAAGAGGCTGAGAAGCAAAGTAATGTTTCTGTAATTGTTGAACAACAGATGCCTTTGAATAATCCATGTAAATTGCTTGCTCCAACTAATTCCgttcagtgtttttcagaaTCTAGAGATTGTTGGCAGGAACAAAAAGGATacagattttcttcaaaatcacCACCACCTTGCTCCACTGGGACTTTAGCTAGGCGTGTTTTAGAGAACACGACTGACACAGGAAGCTGCTCAATGACATACTTAAACAAGCCCTCAAAAAAACATGATAGTCAAAAAGCATCATCAGGACCTTTGACTTACAGGCAAGCTGATTGTTTTCTGCACGCAAATAGCTTTTCTTCAGCAATGTCTGGCAGTGAAGATGCTTTGCAGATGGTTGATAAATCAAGTATAAAAGATGGAAATAACAGTGTAACACCTGACACACCCCCACCAACTCCTTTAGTACCCTGTCAAGCTAGTTCTGAAAGAAACCTAAGAAAACTGTCTAAGAAACTCAAGGGAGAATTAGCAAAGGAATTTGCTCCTGCAACACCACCGTCCACACCTTACAATCCATCTGTTACAGGCTCATCTGAAATTGAACATGACTCTTTGGATAATGAGGAATTTATGCTGAAGCTCATGCGATCACTTTCTGAAGAAGTTCAAAGTAGTGAGGATGAAGATCATTCTGAAATGATCGTTGAGAAGGAGGAACATTCAGAAAAAACTGTTCAGTATGCAGATTACTTATCTAGTCATATCATTTCAATAGCAACTGAAATGGCGGCTTCCCATTTAGATGCTAAAACAAACGAAAGAGAAGCTGATAGACAGGTTTGGTTGAGTACACACAACCAAAATTGTGGGTATGCTGCATCTGTAAGTACCCCAGAAGAGACATGCAGTTCTTTATGGAATTATGCAGGTGACGTGGCAGGAAAAGTCATCAATGAAGccaaaaaaatgatgaaatcgAGGCATTGTAAACTGTTGAAGTTGAAACGTGTTAACTGCCAAGTGGATTGCCTTTATCTGAGAAAAGGTGATAAAGATCATAGTTCAAAGGAGGAATGTGGCCCAGTGCAGGACCAGTGTCCTAGTGAGAGAGATTCGTCTGTACTTTCTTTACCACAAGGTTCAGGCTCAATGGGTTTGACTTCCAAGTACCCTAGCTGTGAAAGTGTGACTGATGAATATGCAGATCATATTATTCATGTTTTGAAAAGAGAAGGTGGTAACGCCGAACTGTTAATGGATCAGTATGCCAGCAGGCTTGCTTACAGGTCTATCAAATCAGGCCTACGGCAAGCTGCTAGGAAAACTAAATTGAGATGCAGCAGAAAGATATTTCCTGGGCAAAGCTCACCGATGAATGGTAAACTAGAACTGATAAAAACAGTGAATAAAGATGCAGTACAGCAAGTTAAAAGCAGCGTTCATCACTGTGCAGACCAAACTCATGAAAGAAGTATCAGCACACAGAGAACAGAATGCATGGAATTGTTGCACTTTTCAGAATCCCTTGCTTGCAGCATAACACGTGATGTCAGAAAGAAATTGAGACTATCGGGAGCATGTTTGCCAAAATCTCTGACAGATTCTTGTCTATATAAAAAGACCGAATTTGAGGAAATTGCAGGGGATCTTATTAAAACAAGATTTCCTAGGACACTTCTACCTTTCTCCCCAAATCATAAACTGTATCATAGCACGGGAAGTTTGAATGAAAATGGTTACAGTGAAAGCATAATTCAAGCTATAGAACAGTATGCTAGAAAAGTAGCAGATGATACCCTAGAAATGGGTTTGGAATCTGCTGGTCTCCAGgttgctgaaaacagaaaaaatgggGATAGGCTTTCGTATACTGAGAAACTGTCTCCTTTTTCTGGAACTGTCTGTAGATGCTGCAGTATGAAGGAACATCAGTACTGTACAGAAAGTGTATCTCATCACTTACCTCTGCAAGACTCCTCTATTCCAGTGAGGCATTTTCTTCATTCTAGGTTGGACAGTGTCTGCCAAAAACCAAGAATCTTTCAGCTTGATATTCCTAAAATTCATGTTGATGTAGAGCAGAAGACAATGTTGTCTGACAAAGTGGTTGCTGCGCCTGTCGaaaaagcagagggagagcTGAGTTATGCAAGTGTGGCAGCTGACAGTGGTATTGGACAAGATGGAGTCAGTTTTGCTGAAAGCCTTACTACTGAAATAATGACATCAGCTATGACTAATATCAGTCAGGCAGTTAATATAAg cACTGTTGGAAGAGAAGGATTTCACTCTGTTGAATCTGTTGTTAGCCAGCAGATGAGCCTTAGTATTGGTGATGATAGCACTGGCAGCTGGTCAAATCTAAGTTTTGAAGATGAACATCCTGATGAGAGCAGCAGTTTTCTTCATCTCAGTGACAG TAATGGTAACAGCAGTAGCTGGAGCAGTCTTGGTTTAGAAGGGGATATGTATGAGGAGAATTTATCCTTTCCAACATCAGACAG tgatgGAACAGAAGATAAAGATGAGGACTGCAAAGATGCTGTAGAAG gTTTGGAGCGTGTAAAAAAGACTTTAGCCATATTGAATATTGACCTGGAACCAAATCTAGTGGAcccccagctcagagcagcactccaGTGGCTAGCAGCTTCTGAAACAGAGGTGTCTGGTCTGTACTTCCATGACACTGCTGCAAGGGAATTCGTCTTA CTTTCCAGAAGACTGCGAGAAAGAGATTGGAAAGTGGGAGATCTCTTACAAGCAGTGTTGAAGTACTGTGAAATGCTAGAGAAGGCATCCGATGGAGAACAAGCCCTTAACAAGTCTTTGGTTGGGTGGCTTCTGGATGATGTCTGA